A genomic window from Streptomyces sp. MST-110588 includes:
- a CDS encoding ROK family transcriptional regulator, whose translation MTSGNPGEQHADSLGGDHTGARVGTSRGGPRGNARPGGANLPALRDHNTALVLGLLRAAGPQGVSRLELAEHAGLTPQAVSKITARLREAGLAAEAGRRASTGGKPRTVLRLVPGARHAVGLHLDRDESTAVLADLAGEPVAVRTDPLAFGAGAETVLDAITRQVDALLTTATAASVSASTAPAPGSGSGRAPHLLGVGVAAPGPLDHEAGMLHRVTGFPQWDGFPLRDALAARLGLPVVLDKDTNAAALGPAQREHGGGSFAYLHLGTGLGAGLVLNGTLYRGVRTGAGEFGHQVLHLDGPPCDCGKRGCVEALCLAAVARGDLTEAARVLGVAAANLVELLDIDRVLLGGRTVLAHPSPFLRGVEAALADRARTRGGATGRTVPTALAPGGPRAVADGAAHLVLSALFTGSPASFAAASFAAAP comes from the coding sequence ATGACCAGCGGAAATCCCGGCGAGCAGCACGCCGACAGCCTCGGCGGTGACCACACGGGTGCGCGCGTCGGCACCTCCCGGGGCGGCCCCCGAGGCAACGCCCGTCCCGGCGGGGCCAACCTCCCCGCGCTGCGTGACCACAACACCGCGCTGGTGCTCGGGCTGCTCCGCGCGGCGGGCCCGCAGGGCGTCAGCAGGCTGGAGCTGGCCGAGCACGCCGGCCTGACCCCGCAGGCCGTCAGCAAGATCACCGCCCGGCTGCGGGAGGCCGGCCTGGCCGCCGAGGCGGGCCGCCGGGCCTCCACCGGCGGCAAGCCGCGTACGGTGCTGCGCCTGGTCCCCGGCGCCCGGCACGCCGTCGGTCTGCACCTGGACCGCGACGAGAGCACCGCCGTCCTCGCCGACCTCGCGGGCGAACCCGTCGCCGTCCGCACCGACCCGCTCGCCTTCGGCGCGGGCGCCGAAACGGTCCTGGACGCCATCACCCGTCAGGTCGACGCCTTGCTCACCACCGCCACTGCCGCCTCCGTGTCCGCCTCCACCGCACCCGCACCCGGATCCGGATCCGGTCGTGCCCCCCACCTGCTCGGCGTCGGGGTCGCCGCTCCCGGCCCGCTGGACCACGAGGCGGGGATGCTGCACCGCGTGACGGGATTCCCGCAGTGGGACGGCTTTCCGCTGCGCGACGCGCTCGCCGCCCGGCTCGGCCTGCCCGTGGTGCTCGACAAGGACACCAACGCGGCGGCCCTCGGCCCGGCCCAGCGGGAGCACGGCGGCGGCTCGTTCGCCTACCTCCACCTGGGTACGGGGCTGGGCGCCGGGCTCGTCCTGAACGGGACCCTGTACCGGGGCGTACGGACCGGCGCGGGGGAGTTCGGCCATCAGGTCCTCCACCTGGACGGCCCGCCGTGCGACTGCGGCAAGCGCGGCTGTGTGGAGGCGCTGTGCCTGGCGGCGGTGGCACGCGGTGATCTGACGGAGGCGGCCCGCGTCCTGGGGGTGGCGGCGGCGAACCTGGTGGAACTCCTGGACATCGACCGGGTGCTGCTCGGCGGCCGTACGGTACTGGCCCACCCCAGCCCGTTCCTGCGGGGCGTCGAGGCGGCCCTGGCCGACCGCGCCCGTACGCGAGGCGGAGCCACCGGCCGTACGGTCCCGACCGCCCTGGCCCCCGGCGGCCCGCGCGCGGTGGCCGACGGCGCCGCCCACCTCGTCCTTTCCGCCCTCTTCACCGGCTCGCCCGCATCCTTCGCCGCCGCATCCTTCGCCGCCGCCCCCTGA
- a CDS encoding HAD-IIA family hydrolase, which translates to MTERKPIESWLTDMDGVLMHEGIPVPGADTFIKRLRESGKPFLVLTNNSIYTPRDLHARLNRIGLDVPAESIWTSALATAAFLDDQHPGGTAYVIGEAGLTTALHDAGYVLSDADPDFVILGETRTYSFEALTKAIRLINDGARFIATNPDNTGPSPDGALPATGSVAALITKATGKEPYFIGKPNPLMMRTALNVLGAHSETSAMIGDRMDTDVLAGLEAGMETFLVLTGLTTVSDIDRYPYRPTTVVDSIADLVDRV; encoded by the coding sequence ATGACTGAACGCAAGCCGATCGAATCGTGGCTCACCGACATGGACGGGGTGCTGATGCACGAGGGCATTCCCGTGCCCGGTGCCGACACCTTCATCAAGCGGCTCCGTGAATCCGGCAAGCCCTTCCTCGTACTGACCAACAACTCCATCTATACCCCGCGCGATCTGCACGCCCGGCTGAACCGCATCGGCCTGGACGTGCCCGCGGAGTCCATTTGGACGTCGGCGCTGGCGACGGCCGCGTTCCTCGACGACCAGCACCCCGGCGGTACCGCGTACGTCATCGGTGAGGCCGGACTGACCACGGCCCTGCACGACGCCGGTTATGTGCTGTCCGACGCCGACCCCGATTTCGTCATTCTGGGAGAGACGCGGACCTATTCGTTCGAGGCGCTGACCAAGGCGATCCGGCTGATCAACGACGGTGCCCGGTTCATCGCGACGAATCCCGACAACACCGGCCCCTCTCCGGATGGGGCACTGCCGGCGACGGGCTCCGTGGCCGCGCTGATCACGAAGGCCACGGGGAAGGAGCCGTACTTCATCGGAAAGCCGAATCCGCTGATGATGAGGACGGCTCTGAACGTCCTGGGCGCGCACTCGGAGACCTCGGCCATGATCGGGGACCGGATGGACACGGACGTGCTGGCCGGGCTGGAGGCCGGCATGGAGACGTTCCTGGTGCTGACCGGGCTGACGACGGTGAGCGACATCGACCGCTATCCGTACCGGCCGACGACGGTCGTGGACTCCATCGCGGACCTGGTCGACCGCGTCTGA
- a CDS encoding SDR family oxidoreductase yields MGASRGLGLVLADELARRGWRVIATTRRSGGELQAVADAWKGRLKVESLEMTSPGQLAALRERLAGHRLDLLFVNAAIDRGNLPIDEVPTDMFTEVMITNALSPLRTLEALRGLVAPGGTVAVMSSEQGSISRNTEDGYELYKASKAALNQLMRSYATRHADDGQTKLLIDPGHNRTRLGGPGAPLSPEESIPAVVDVLEGQAGAPGLQFLDRHGKTVPW; encoded by the coding sequence ATCGGCGCCTCCAGAGGGTTAGGACTCGTCCTCGCCGACGAACTCGCCCGACGCGGCTGGCGAGTCATCGCCACGACGCGCCGAAGCGGCGGCGAACTGCAAGCGGTTGCCGACGCCTGGAAGGGCCGGCTGAAGGTCGAATCCCTGGAGATGACAAGCCCTGGGCAACTGGCCGCACTGCGTGAGCGCTTGGCGGGCCACCGGCTCGATCTGCTGTTCGTCAACGCCGCGATCGACCGGGGAAACCTGCCGATCGACGAGGTCCCGACCGACATGTTCACCGAAGTGATGATCACCAACGCGCTGAGCCCGCTGCGCACCCTTGAGGCCCTGCGCGGACTCGTCGCACCTGGCGGAACCGTCGCCGTCATGTCCTCCGAGCAGGGCAGCATTTCGCGGAACACCGAGGACGGCTACGAGCTCTACAAGGCCAGCAAGGCCGCGCTCAACCAACTGATGCGCAGTTACGCCACCCGGCACGCCGACGACGGACAGACCAAGCTGCTCATCGACCCCGGCCACAATCGGACCCGGCTCGGCGGACCCGGCGCACCGCTCAGCCCCGAAGAGAGCATCCCGGCCGTCGTCGACGTCCTCGAAGGTCAAGCCGGCGCCCCCGGCCTGCAGTTCCTGGACCGCCACGGCAAAACCGTCCCCTGGTAA
- a CDS encoding TetR/AcrR family transcriptional regulator, producing the protein MSAVSSQPRRPRSGSRRDEAARLAVLHAADDLLVEHGFGALTVEAIARRAGVAKQTIYRWWPSKVEILLDTLVEDSDKRLPVPTEEPTAQNIRDYFRGFARFLTRDPAGKVLLALIAEAQHDPGTAKSFHKRYFGPRRDRERDMLARGTDAGEIAPKLAPDATIDALAGPIVYCALTGPGIPRDVVDTLVEDLLRPRSA; encoded by the coding sequence ATGTCCGCAGTCAGCTCTCAGCCCCGCAGGCCGCGTTCCGGCAGCCGGCGCGACGAGGCCGCACGTCTGGCCGTGCTGCACGCCGCAGACGATCTGCTCGTCGAGCACGGCTTCGGCGCCCTGACCGTCGAGGCGATCGCGCGCCGGGCCGGCGTCGCCAAGCAGACGATCTACCGCTGGTGGCCCTCGAAGGTCGAGATCCTCCTCGACACGCTCGTGGAGGACAGCGACAAACGCCTTCCCGTCCCGACGGAGGAGCCCACGGCGCAGAACATCCGTGACTACTTCCGCGGCTTCGCGCGATTCCTCACCCGCGACCCCGCCGGCAAGGTGCTGCTCGCGCTCATCGCCGAGGCGCAGCACGACCCCGGCACGGCCAAGAGCTTTCACAAGCGCTACTTCGGTCCGCGTCGTGACCGGGAACGGGACATGCTGGCGCGCGGAACCGACGCCGGTGAGATCGCGCCGAAGCTCGCCCCCGACGCCACGATCGACGCTCTGGCCGGACCGATCGTCTACTGCGCCCTGACGGGGCCGGGCATCCCCCGCGATGTGGTGGACACCCTCGTCGAGGATCTGCTCAGGCCCCGTTCGGCTTGA